The following are encoded in a window of Halalkalicoccus jeotgali B3 genomic DNA:
- a CDS encoding cytochrome P450 produces the protein MASPLPPTPTGHPVVGHALRFARGPFEFVDDATTECGDAYRMELPGSNDIYALCHPEYFEHVLVAEVDSFTKTEDYQQAFGNGLLSTDDSQWRTQRNTLQPLFYRDHIMDFADQMSMCTQRRLETWHEGQTHDIESEMKNLTFEILFSTLFGREVQPGEDAELREAADGINDWFVPSSWMLPNWIPTPARRRFKQSKSRLREEVRAIFADNREQSLTESKDILSQLRRVHNTDAGLSKKEIEDQLVTMVFAGYETTAVALAFAWYSLSDDPEIRREFHQELDMVLDGRTPTFNDLPELEVTERIVKETLRLFPPVHTIPRRTKRPVEFDGFHVPEGEEVHLAVLHAHRDPTIYANPTEFQPDRWKDDLEDEIHDFGYIPFGGGRRTCIGREFALLEAKIVLATIGQHFQLTADHTTDIELEPQITTQSKNGIPMTVQPREE, from the coding sequence ATGGCCTCTCCGCTTCCGCCAACACCTACTGGTCATCCTGTAGTCGGTCACGCACTCCGATTTGCTCGTGGCCCGTTTGAGTTCGTCGACGATGCAACGACGGAGTGTGGCGACGCCTATCGAATGGAGCTTCCTGGTTCAAACGACATCTATGCACTCTGCCATCCAGAGTACTTCGAGCACGTTCTCGTGGCAGAGGTCGATTCGTTCACCAAAACCGAGGACTACCAGCAAGCATTCGGAAACGGGTTGCTGTCCACTGATGACTCACAGTGGCGCACACAACGGAACACCCTCCAACCGCTATTCTATCGGGACCACATCATGGATTTTGCCGATCAGATGAGCATGTGTACGCAGCGCCGCCTTGAGACGTGGCATGAAGGACAAACGCATGATATCGAATCCGAAATGAAGAATCTGACCTTTGAGATCCTCTTCTCGACTCTATTCGGCCGTGAAGTACAACCCGGCGAAGATGCTGAGCTTCGCGAGGCTGCTGACGGGATTAACGACTGGTTCGTACCTTCATCTTGGATGCTCCCCAACTGGATCCCAACGCCTGCTCGTCGCCGTTTCAAGCAGTCCAAATCCCGGCTTCGTGAGGAAGTTCGAGCCATCTTTGCAGACAATCGCGAACAATCACTCACAGAGAGCAAGGATATCCTCTCGCAGCTTCGTCGTGTCCACAATACGGATGCAGGTCTCTCGAAGAAAGAAATCGAGGATCAGCTCGTCACAATGGTCTTTGCGGGATACGAAACCACTGCGGTAGCTCTCGCATTTGCATGGTACTCCCTCTCTGATGATCCCGAAATTCGACGGGAGTTCCATCAGGAACTCGATATGGTGCTTGATGGACGGACACCGACGTTCAATGATCTCCCAGAGTTAGAGGTCACAGAGCGGATCGTTAAAGAAACACTCCGGTTGTTCCCGCCTGTCCATACGATTCCCCGCCGGACGAAACGGCCCGTCGAATTTGATGGATTCCACGTACCAGAAGGCGAAGAAGTCCATCTAGCTGTACTTCATGCACATCGTGATCCGACTATCTATGCGAATCCCACAGAATTTCAGCCCGACCGGTGGAAGGACGACTTAGAGGACGAAATACACGACTTCGGATATATCCCGTTCGGAGGAGGACGTCGAACGTGTATCGGCCGAGAGTTTGCGCTGTTGGAAGCGAAAATCGTACTAGCGACGATTGGACAGCACTTCCAGCTTACCGCTGACCATACAACAGACATTGAACTAGAGCCCCAGATCACTACTCAGTCAAAGAATGGAATTCCAATGACAGTCCAGCCACGAGAGGAATGA
- a CDS encoding succinylglutamate desuccinylase/aspartoacylase family protein, which produces MDALNQDRIVKTLMKGTNRETEVYEVNGPKEGPTAVIIGGMHGNEVNGYRVAANATNWELDAGRLLVIPLANIVAIERNSRQGPDGDLNRLFPSGQKPESALARAIWGVVEDTDPDVVIDLHRSRGLFNTHHRWIGQVLLLTEAHGDRAIDTAEYVVDYMNENYVPRTMRFHRFTMADIHDTDRDTGMLIQKVQRDIGAPGFLIESTEFLLDLETQLRWTTTITEQLLDQNGIQRTA; this is translated from the coding sequence ATGGACGCGCTCAATCAGGATCGAATCGTCAAGACCCTCATGAAAGGAACCAACCGCGAGACGGAGGTCTACGAAGTCAACGGCCCCAAGGAGGGTCCGACAGCGGTGATTATTGGCGGGATGCACGGCAATGAGGTCAACGGTTATCGGGTTGCGGCCAACGCCACGAATTGGGAGCTCGACGCGGGTCGATTACTTGTGATCCCGCTGGCCAATATCGTCGCTATCGAACGAAACAGCCGCCAAGGACCGGATGGCGACCTCAACCGATTATTTCCCAGCGGACAGAAACCTGAAAGCGCTCTCGCTCGTGCGATCTGGGGCGTCGTCGAGGACACCGATCCAGACGTCGTGATCGATCTCCATCGTTCTCGCGGGCTATTCAATACCCATCATCGGTGGATTGGGCAAGTACTTCTCCTGACGGAAGCACATGGAGACAGAGCAATCGATACCGCAGAATATGTCGTCGATTATATGAACGAAAATTACGTGCCTCGGACGATGCGATTTCATCGGTTTACAATGGCGGACATTCACGATACCGACCGGGACACTGGGATGCTTATTCAGAAGGTCCAGCGCGATATAGGCGCTCCAGGCTTTCTCATTGAGTCGACGGAGTTCCTGCTCGATCTTGAGACGCAACTTCGGTGGACCACGACGATAACCGAACAACTGCTCGACCAGAATGGGATCCAGCGAACTGCATGA
- a CDS encoding type II toxin-antitoxin system PemK/MazF family toxin, translated as MQRGDVVLAADPFKDESTTGRPFLLINRAETPFHGEQYITLSLTTRTWHDERIVLLDEHWQEGGAPKSSSIMPWSVNSVKTEWITDWQGRLTEEIVDQAVALLREYVE; from the coding sequence ATGCAACGCGGAGACGTTGTGCTCGCAGCGGACCCGTTCAAAGATGAGAGCACAACTGGCCGCCCGTTTCTGCTCATCAATCGAGCAGAGACACCGTTTCACGGTGAACAGTATATCACTCTTTCACTGACGACGCGAACGTGGCATGACGAACGAATCGTACTCCTGGATGAGCACTGGCAAGAAGGAGGTGCCCCTAAATCGAGTTCGATAATGCCGTGGTCGGTAAATTCAGTGAAGACGGAGTGGATCACCGATTGGCAAGGAAGGCTCACCGAAGAGATCGTCGATCAGGCTGTTGCTCTGTTGCGAGAATACGTTGAGTGA
- a CDS encoding MarR family transcriptional regulator: MPIDIETFTDGSSEELTEVTNAEKVVRFLYRNNDKAFTPSEIAEGASIKKSSIGTVLRRLQDRELVQHKGDYWAIGDEQRVHDAFRFHRTITDLDERFGAEDLDEWREHAAEDPSG; this comes from the coding sequence ATGCCAATCGATATTGAAACGTTCACTGACGGCAGCAGTGAGGAGCTGACCGAGGTTACGAACGCTGAAAAGGTCGTTCGATTCCTCTATCGGAACAACGACAAGGCCTTCACACCCTCCGAGATTGCAGAAGGGGCCAGTATCAAGAAGAGTTCGATCGGGACTGTTCTCCGTCGGCTACAGGATCGGGAGCTAGTCCAGCACAAGGGTGACTACTGGGCGATCGGTGATGAGCAACGAGTCCACGATGCGTTTCGATTCCATCGGACGATAACGGATCTGGATGAGCGGTTCGGTGCAGAGGATCTCGACGAATGGCGTGAACACGCTGCTGAAGACCCATCCGGATGA
- the cydB gene encoding cytochrome d ubiquinol oxidase subunit II: MTDVGTLASDTLFGLPLADIWFGLVFFILGMFLFLDGFDFGVGILFATRDDKHEREQLLAAITPFWDGNEVWLVVFGGALFAAFPAVYANLFSRHYLLMFAILGALILRGLAPEMYEQREDEPWQRWWGRAFIVGSFAAPFLLGIFLANWLLGATTLMTLPGIIVGLTVVTLTVVDGVAFLRLKTRNELRDEFKTDGYRALALYLILVVLTLSAVYLTAPELRSALLSLLVVGLVVVNLVLTGIYAVATRSDRYYVAFIAGAGLVFTLVSIIAGLMYPAIDRVEGLTVGTAIVSPLPLNIMSIGAALLLPLIFLYFGVLYSVFSGPIEADESY, from the coding sequence ATGACTGACGTTGGCACCCTCGCAAGCGACACGCTGTTTGGGCTCCCACTGGCCGATATCTGGTTTGGACTCGTATTTTTCATCCTCGGGATGTTTCTCTTTCTCGATGGGTTCGACTTCGGTGTCGGGATCCTATTTGCAACTCGAGACGACAAGCACGAGCGTGAGCAGTTGCTCGCAGCTATCACGCCGTTCTGGGACGGTAACGAAGTGTGGTTGGTTGTGTTCGGCGGCGCATTGTTCGCAGCCTTCCCAGCTGTGTATGCGAATCTGTTCAGTCGCCACTACTTGCTGATGTTTGCTATTCTCGGGGCACTCATTCTCCGTGGTCTTGCACCTGAGATGTACGAACAGCGTGAAGACGAACCCTGGCAGCGGTGGTGGGGACGAGCGTTCATCGTCGGAAGTTTCGCAGCACCGTTTTTACTTGGGATATTCCTAGCGAACTGGTTGCTCGGTGCAACAACCCTTATGACGCTACCAGGAATTATCGTGGGGCTGACGGTCGTCACACTGACTGTCGTTGATGGCGTCGCATTCCTTCGATTAAAGACGCGTAACGAGTTGCGTGACGAGTTCAAAACGGATGGCTATCGAGCACTTGCACTCTATCTCATTCTAGTCGTACTGACGCTGAGTGCCGTGTATCTTACTGCCCCTGAATTACGCTCGGCTTTGCTATCGCTCTTAGTTGTAGGCCTTGTCGTCGTAAATCTCGTTCTTACTGGAATCTATGCGGTAGCAACACGCTCTGATCGCTACTATGTGGCATTTATTGCTGGTGCAGGGCTCGTTTTTACATTAGTTAGTATCATTGCCGGATTGATGTATCCGGCTATTGATCGTGTTGAGGGACTCACTGTTGGGACAGCTATTGTTTCACCGCTACCGCTGAATATTATGTCAATTGGGGCTGCGCTCTTGTTGCCGTTGATCTTCCTCTACTTTGGCGTCCTTTACTCGGTGTTCAGTGGTCCAATAGAGGCAGATGAGTCATACTAA
- a CDS encoding cytochrome ubiquinol oxidase subunit I encodes MLDPVLASRIQFALTVIVHIIFPVVSMGLAPFLIYFTWKDIRSDKVIYEQLRRFWTRIFAVSFATGTVTGLVLEFEFGTNFAAFSKTAGELFGGPLALEGMMAFMLEATFLGIFVFGRERVSDRLYFLSSIAVGLGTWLSAVWILIANSWMQTPRGFEVVMEDGQPIVHLVDPIAAYLNPRFPWMFVHMQNAAVESVALLMAGIGAYYVFRHHIWGYPIDNIEFWEATLKIALVVLVITAPLQAIHGDLYARHVVETQPQKFAAMEAIWETDSYVPEYIVAFPTSIQDLLDPRAKEIFGLGIPGGASWLASGGDPQATIQGLNEFEGPQPPVAIVFWSFRIMVALGFWFILLAFWGVYRWWRSELYEDDLLHKALMLSAPLGLLAVELGWIVTEVGRQPWVIQGVMKTSDSVSPGLTGAEATATLVGFAIVYLGLLTLYTYVVVRIIRAGPPDGDELTTAESSSPPQTEVSTDD; translated from the coding sequence ATGCTTGATCCGGTATTGGCGAGTCGGATCCAGTTCGCTCTTACAGTTATCGTTCACATCATTTTTCCGGTAGTGAGTATGGGACTTGCGCCGTTTCTCATCTACTTCACGTGGAAAGATATTCGTTCGGACAAGGTAATCTACGAGCAGCTCCGTCGATTCTGGACGCGAATTTTCGCCGTGAGCTTTGCTACTGGAACCGTGACCGGGCTCGTCCTTGAGTTCGAATTCGGGACGAACTTTGCTGCCTTCTCGAAAACTGCCGGTGAGCTATTCGGGGGACCACTTGCACTCGAAGGAATGATGGCGTTCATGCTGGAAGCAACCTTCCTCGGTATCTTCGTCTTCGGTCGAGAGCGGGTTTCTGACCGATTGTATTTCTTATCGAGTATTGCTGTTGGTCTCGGGACGTGGCTCTCGGCAGTTTGGATCCTCATCGCGAACTCGTGGATGCAGACCCCACGTGGATTCGAAGTCGTGATGGAGGATGGCCAGCCGATTGTCCATCTCGTCGATCCGATAGCAGCCTACCTGAATCCCCGATTCCCCTGGATGTTCGTTCATATGCAGAACGCGGCCGTTGAATCAGTAGCCCTTCTTATGGCTGGTATTGGCGCCTACTACGTCTTCAGACATCACATCTGGGGGTATCCGATTGACAATATCGAGTTCTGGGAAGCGACGCTGAAAATCGCTCTCGTCGTCTTGGTCATCACGGCACCGCTCCAAGCGATTCATGGCGATCTCTATGCCCGCCACGTCGTTGAAACCCAACCACAGAAGTTCGCTGCAATGGAGGCGATCTGGGAGACGGATTCATACGTCCCTGAATATATCGTTGCTTTTCCAACGAGTATTCAAGATCTCTTAGACCCGCGAGCGAAGGAGATCTTCGGACTTGGAATTCCAGGTGGTGCCTCATGGCTTGCCAGTGGTGGCGATCCACAAGCAACGATTCAAGGCCTCAATGAGTTCGAAGGCCCACAGCCACCTGTCGCCATCGTCTTCTGGTCATTCCGAATCATGGTTGCTCTTGGGTTCTGGTTCATTTTGCTTGCGTTCTGGGGCGTCTACCGTTGGTGGCGCAGTGAGCTGTACGAGGATGATCTCCTCCACAAGGCGCTCATGCTCTCTGCGCCGTTAGGACTCCTAGCTGTCGAGCTTGGATGGATCGTCACGGAGGTCGGCCGCCAACCATGGGTTATCCAAGGTGTAATGAAGACAAGTGATAGTGTCTCACCCGGGCTTACAGGTGCCGAGGCGACGGCAACTCTCGTCGGATTCGCGATCGTGTATCTCGGCTTGCTAACGCTGTATACATACGTTGTTGTGCGTATCATCCGTGCCGGTCCGCCGGACGGAGACGAACTCACGACGGCGGAGAGTTCGTCACCGCCACAAACCGAGGTGAGTACGGATGACTGA
- a CDS encoding DUF7521 family protein: MIWIGTAVVVMKTVILLLGSGITYIAYKAYRRTGAPSLRALGIGFGVITLGSLLAGVADQLLSVSLEMGVLINSVLVAIGFAIIMYSLYLERT, encoded by the coding sequence ATGATATGGATCGGCACCGCAGTCGTCGTCATGAAGACAGTAATTTTACTATTGGGGTCTGGCATCACCTATATCGCATATAAAGCGTACCGTCGGACTGGTGCGCCCTCACTGCGGGCACTCGGTATCGGATTTGGTGTTATTACACTTGGTTCACTACTTGCTGGAGTAGCTGACCAACTTCTATCGGTTTCGTTAGAGATGGGTGTCTTGATTAACAGTGTTCTCGTCGCGATCGGGTTCGCGATCATTATGTATTCCCTGTACCTCGAACGCACATAG
- a CDS encoding winged helix-turn-helix domain-containing protein, translated as MGRSSASSADSPSLQAILDALDDADCRTVLRETAQPMTATELSTRCDIAQSTLYRKLELLSDASLVRERDTINPQGGRTTRYERDFDNVMISIESDDFSVTVDRPSRKADERLADIWSQMGDEL; from the coding sequence ATGGGACGTAGTTCAGCGTCATCAGCGGATTCACCATCTCTGCAAGCGATTCTTGATGCGTTGGACGACGCTGATTGCCGAACGGTCCTTCGTGAAACAGCACAACCTATGACCGCAACTGAACTCAGTACCAGATGTGATATCGCCCAGTCAACCTTATATCGAAAATTAGAACTTTTGAGTGATGCATCGCTCGTCCGTGAGCGAGATACGATTAATCCGCAAGGGGGACGAACCACACGATACGAACGAGACTTTGATAACGTGATGATTTCGATAGAGAGTGATGATTTCTCAGTAACCGTGGACCGTCCTTCCCGAAAGGCCGATGAACGACTCGCGGATATTTGGTCTCAGATGGGTGATGAATTATGA
- a CDS encoding transcription initiation factor IIB, translating to MTNTVPTIIDDHGKEASSNSLSQSASVCPECDGLVIQDDEHGETICEDCGLVLDTDVVDHGPDWRAYDSKERDEKSRIGAPTTQLMHDKGLSTMIGWRDRDAYGHAISEQKRAQLQRLRQWDERFRTKDAHERNLKQAFGEIRRMASALGLPDPIRETAGVLYRRAVEDDLLPGRSIEGMATASLYTAARQHSTPRTLAELETVSRVKRLRIQRAYRYLSRELGLRMEPVDPLQYVPQFASELNVSDEATRRARDLLTTAKAQGVHSGRSPAGLAAGAIYAATRLTNEQVTQETVRAVTHVSRMTIRIRYQELLEVYGAEGHNA from the coding sequence ATGACTAACACTGTCCCTACAATCATCGATGACCATGGCAAGGAGGCATCCTCGAATTCACTATCTCAGTCGGCCTCAGTGTGTCCAGAATGTGATGGACTTGTCATTCAGGACGATGAGCATGGTGAAACCATCTGCGAGGACTGTGGCTTGGTTCTCGATACTGATGTGGTCGATCATGGTCCGGACTGGCGTGCATACGATAGCAAGGAGCGTGATGAAAAAAGTCGGATTGGTGCCCCAACAACACAATTGATGCATGATAAGGGGTTGAGTACAATGATTGGTTGGCGAGATAGGGATGCATATGGGCACGCGATATCAGAGCAAAAACGAGCACAATTACAACGCCTTCGCCAGTGGGACGAACGGTTTCGAACGAAGGATGCACACGAACGAAATCTCAAGCAGGCATTCGGCGAGATTCGTCGGATGGCCTCCGCTCTTGGTTTGCCTGATCCCATTCGTGAAACTGCTGGTGTGCTCTATCGACGAGCTGTTGAAGACGACTTGCTTCCCGGACGATCCATTGAAGGGATGGCTACAGCATCGTTGTATACAGCGGCCCGACAACATTCGACACCACGGACATTGGCAGAGCTCGAGACTGTAAGTCGAGTTAAGCGACTCCGTATACAGCGTGCCTATCGATATTTGTCCCGTGAGCTTGGCCTACGAATGGAACCAGTGGATCCACTTCAATACGTTCCACAGTTTGCCTCCGAACTCAATGTGAGTGATGAAGCAACACGTCGGGCTCGGGACCTGCTCACAACGGCAAAAGCGCAGGGGGTTCATAGCGGTCGGAGTCCTGCTGGGCTTGCCGCTGGTGCTATTTATGCAGCTACTCGATTAACAAACGAGCAAGTCACACAAGAGACTGTACGAGCTGTAACTCACGTAAGTAGAATGACGATCCGAATCCGCTATCAAGAGTTGCTCGAGGTGTATGGTGCAGAAGGGCACAATGCGTGA
- a CDS encoding MFS transporter has protein sequence MTIRTNNTNSDEPSVDEPRQKSQSTWGIVAGASLISTGLAAYEIVPASVTPVIRDSLHIGPTIAGFLVGIMFGTAVIASLPAGAILDRTDSRTAMLFAVLTLFVAGTWGWVAGHHGDYRSVIASRALGGVAYVVVWNAGIDIVSRAANSENRATAVGIFTASGPIGFALGQGTGPLIAERFGWPAIFLAFTGLTFVGLVVFWPASRGFGTSRGEAPSIQEFGAVLRNRSVWSIGLLGFLGYALYLFVNSWGSSYLTVELGFSLAISGLLVALFPAIGVVSRISSGLISDRVFGGRRQPIVLGSFGVAAPLVLVFTRFRSLPLLVALLLLTGFAVQLTLGLSFTYVREVVDPRVAATAVAFQTSIGLAGAFLAPIAGGVIVDVAGFDTAFVLAGILALCGIVVAWRAPEPARL, from the coding sequence ATGACTATCCGAACTAACAACACCAACTCAGACGAACCCTCCGTTGATGAACCACGACAGAAGAGCCAGTCGACGTGGGGAATCGTCGCTGGCGCGAGTCTCATTTCGACAGGGCTAGCTGCCTATGAAATCGTCCCCGCGAGTGTCACCCCCGTCATTCGTGACTCGCTGCATATCGGCCCGACAATCGCGGGGTTTCTCGTCGGGATTATGTTTGGCACTGCAGTGATTGCAAGCCTTCCGGCTGGAGCAATTCTCGACCGAACGGATTCAAGAACCGCGATGCTATTCGCCGTTCTCACACTGTTCGTTGCCGGAACGTGGGGCTGGGTCGCTGGGCATCATGGTGACTATCGATCTGTGATTGCATCGCGAGCACTCGGTGGGGTCGCGTATGTTGTCGTCTGGAACGCTGGCATCGATATCGTGAGTCGGGCTGCGAACAGTGAAAATCGAGCGACAGCTGTCGGTATCTTCACCGCAAGTGGTCCGATCGGGTTTGCGCTTGGCCAAGGGACCGGCCCGCTGATTGCGGAGCGATTTGGATGGCCCGCAATCTTTCTCGCATTTACTGGGCTCACGTTTGTTGGCTTAGTCGTGTTCTGGCCAGCAAGTCGCGGGTTTGGAACGAGCCGAGGAGAAGCGCCTTCGATTCAGGAATTCGGTGCGGTCCTCCGCAATCGGAGTGTCTGGTCCATTGGGCTGCTCGGGTTTCTGGGGTATGCGCTATACCTGTTCGTGAATAGCTGGGGGTCGTCGTATCTCACGGTAGAACTGGGATTCTCACTTGCAATAAGTGGCCTCCTGGTAGCTTTGTTCCCGGCGATCGGTGTCGTCTCCCGAATCAGTAGCGGGCTCATCTCTGATCGTGTCTTCGGCGGTCGGCGCCAACCCATTGTCTTAGGATCCTTTGGGGTTGCTGCTCCGCTGGTGTTAGTCTTTACTCGATTTCGGTCACTCCCACTACTTGTTGCTCTCCTGCTCCTCACTGGATTTGCGGTCCAGCTAACGCTGGGCTTATCCTTTACATACGTCCGGGAAGTCGTCGATCCGCGGGTCGCGGCGACAGCGGTCGCGTTCCAAACGAGTATTGGGTTGGCGGGCGCGTTCCTTGCGCCGATTGCAGGCGGCGTTATTGTTGATGTGGCTGGATTCGACACGGCGTTTGTACTCGCTGGCATCCTCGCTCTCTGCGGGATAGTGGTCGCCTGGCGAGCACCTGAACCAGCGCGATTGTAG